From the genome of Leguminivora glycinivorella isolate SPB_JAAS2020 chromosome Z, LegGlyc_1.1, whole genome shotgun sequence, one region includes:
- the LOC125241029 gene encoding mitochondrial nicotinamide adenine dinucleotide transporter SLC25A51, with product MTGVQPVETACESGEPLPDVTHWKEFVCGGGAAFCNIIISYPLNKLIFRQMMHGVETTFALNQLQKEGAAYLYRGMLPPLLQRSVSMSLMFGVYNEVLQPQLNYCVNPYVAKTVAGLVAGCVEATLMPFERIQTLLIHPKFHKEFKNTAHATRHIAGRYGIKEFYRGLTPILMRNGPSNAMFFIIRDEVRLLLPPQEQVLYKSLQDFLAGATIGAFLSTLFYPLNVIKIAMQCELGGPHRTVAYEFSYILRKRGSKFANFYHGALLNISRAFLSWGIVNASYEVFRKMLYA from the exons ATGACGGGAGTTCAGCCTGTGGAGACTGCGTGTGAAAGTGGAGAGCCACTGCCTGATGTCACCCACTGGAAGGAGTTCGTGTGCGGCGGAGGCGCCGCCTTCTGCAACATCATCATTAGCTACCCTCTTAACAAACTCATATTTAGACAG ATGATGCATGGAGTTGAAACAACTTTTGCCTTAAATCAACTACAAAAAGAGGGAGCAGCATATTTGTATCGTGGGATGCTGCCACCTCTGTTGCAGCGCTCTGTGTCCATGTCCCTCATGTTTGGAGTGTACAATGAAGTTCTGCAACCTCAACTAAACTACTGTGTTAATCCTTATGTTGCCAAAACAGTAGCAGGCTTGGTGGCTGGCTGTGTAGAAGCAACCCTCATGCCGTTTGAAAGGATCCAAACTTTACTAATCCACCCTAAGTTTCACAAGGAGTTCAAAAATACAGCACATGCAACTCGACACATTGCAGGTAGGTATGGGATCAAAGAATTTTACAGAGGGCTCACTCCCATATTAATGAGAAATGGTCCCTCAAATGCTATGTTTTTTATAATACGTGACGAAGTACGGCTACTATTGCCACCTCAAGAGCAAGTGCTATATAAAAGTCTTCAAGACTTCCTGGCGGGCGCAACCATTGGTGCTTTTCTAAGTACTTTATTTTATCCCCTGAATGTCATTAAAATTGCAATGCAATGTGAATTAGGAGGACCTCATAGAACAGTGGCATAtgaatttagttatattttacgCAAACGTGGCTCTAAATTTGCGAATTTCTACCATGGAGCTCTTCTTAACATTTCTAGAGCATTCCTAAGTTGGGGAATAGTAAATGCTTCTTATGAGGTATTTAGGAAAATGCTTTATGCCTAG